The genomic segment GAACATGAAAATCAGGAAGCTTCTGGGGGATCGCTTTTCATGGCTGTGACAAAAAAATGAATCGGAACGAATACAGTTCTGCGCCCCGATTTTCTGAATCATTTACGGTTTGAACATTTTCAGAAGAGGGGACAGCTGCTTGATGGCAGGAGCTGTCTGATTAATGACAGAAACAACCTGAGTGGCTCCATTGACCACTTTCCCGATATCAAATTGTCCGTTCTGATCCAGAAATGGTTTCAGTATTGCAGGCTGCATGGCCTGGCTCGGCACTCCGCCTGCCTGCCACCCGCTGTTCTGATAATAGTTCTGAGCCGGGTGTGCAGGCGGTAAAGGACTGCCAAACATCAAGTGTGTGAACGGATCATAAGCACTGTCTCCGGGATTTTGTCCTTGCTGAATCACATTTTACACCCCCTCGTTCACTGATCTGGAATAGGGTATTCCATCTCTTGTATCTTATGCCTGATCAGCTGTTTTGTGAGGTCTGTTCGCCTGTGAAACGCATGTTAGCAAATGGACAAATATAGGGTGTTGTATTATATTGTTACCAAGTCCTATTATATACTGTTATGATCTGAGAGGAGAATTGCGGATGTCCGCAGGAATATTGGGTGTAGGAAAATTCATCCCCGAACGCGTAGTGACAAACTTTGATTTGGAGAAAAAAATGGATACATCAGATGAATGGATCCGGACAAGAACAGGTATCCAGGAGCGACGAATAGCTGACGAAAAGACCAATACTTCAGATATGGCTTTTGCTGCAGCAAAAGATGCTATAAAAAATGCCGGTATTCGTGCCACGGATCTGGATATGATTCTCGTTGCAACCGTCACGCCGGACCAGCCTTTTCCATCAATGGCCTGCATGCTTCAGGATAGACTTGGCGCAGGACACGTTGCAGCGATGGATATCAGTGCTGCCTGTTCAGGATGTATTTACGGTATGATAACGGCGAAACAGTTTATTGATTCCGGCGTATATAAGCATGTTCTTGTTGTTGGTGTTGAAAAGCTTTCGAAAATTACCAACTGGGAAGACCGGACAACTGCCGTTCTTTTCGGTGATGCCGCCGCTGCTGTCGTCCTTGGGCCGGTTTCCGAAGGCCGGGGTATTATTTCCTGGGAACTGGGTTCGGACGGAAGCGGAGGGAAAAATCTGTATCAGGACGGTCCGTTCATCAAAATGAATGGACGCGAAGTATTCAAATTTGCTGTCCGGCAAATGGGAGAATCGGCTGTTCATGTTGTTGAAAAAGCCGGATTGAAAAAAGAGGATATTGATTTTTTGATCCCGCATCAGGCAAATATTCGTATTATGGAAGCATCAAGAGAACGACTGGGTATTCCGGAAGAAAAAATGATTAAGTCGATCCATAAATACGGAAATACTTCATCATCGTCCATTCCGCTGGCGCTCGCCGATGCAGTAGAGGAAGGTCGGATAAAAGAAGATGACCTGATCGTCATGGTTGGCTTTGGCGGCGGACTGACCTGGGGAGCGCTTACGCTCCGCTGGGGAAGATAAGGCTCAAAGCCGGTTCGCAGCATAAACAAAATGATATATTATAATGAGATAATTGGATAAAGGACCTGATTACGTTTATTATATGATTTGTTGAACATTTTAAAAGGGAGAGAATGGGATGAAAAGAAGAGTCGTTGTTACCGGATTAGGTGCAGTGACACCTCTTGGCAATGATGTACGGACAACATGGGAAAATGCGATTTCCGGTAAATCCGGTATCGATTTAGTGACTCGAGTGAATCCGGATGATTTCCGGGCGAAAGTGGCAGGGGAAGTGAAAAATTTCGACCCTGAAAAATATATGACACATAAAGAAGCCCTGCGTATGGATCGTTTCACTCAGTACGCAGTTGCTGCAGCAAAAATGGCAGTTCAGGATGCTGGCTATCAGGTTGACGAATCCAATGCAGAACGGACCGGTGTCTGGATCGGCTCGGGTATAGGCGGTATGGAGACTTACGAAAAAGAGCTGCGCACTGCGCTTGAAAAAGGATGGCGTCGGGTCAGTCCGTTTTTTGTGCCGATGATGATCCCGGATATGGCTTCAGGACAGGTGTCGATTCAATTGGGAACCAAAGGGATCAACGAATGTACCGTTACGGCCTGTGCAACCGGAACCAACTCGATTGGCGATGCCTATAGAGTGATCCAGCGGGGAGAAAATGATGCGGTGCTCAGCGGCGGGGCAGAAGCGCCGCTCACGAATATGGCTTTTGCCGGATTCTGCTCTTCGCGTGCCTTGTCAACAAACCCTGATCCGAAGACAGCCTGTCGTCCGTTTGATAAGAACCGTGATGGTTTCGTTATGGGTGAAGGTGCCGGTGTGGTTCTTCTTGAGTCTCTGGAATCTGCGCTTAAGCGCGGTGCGCATATTTATGCAGAAATCGTTGGTTACGGTGTGACAAGCGACGCTTTCCATGTGACTCGTCCGGATCCGGAAGGACGGGGTGCCACTCGCTCGATGCAGATCGCGCTTCATGATGCGGGACTGACACCGGAACAGGTGGATTATATTAATGCTCATGGGACGAGTACCGCTGCGAATGACTCTACCGAAACAATGGCCATTAAAGACGTTTTTGGCGAGTCTGCGCGCAAGGTCGCCATCAGTTCGACAAAATCGATGACCGGACACCTCCTCGGTGCTTCAGGCGGTGTTGAGGCCATCTTCTCCATTAAAGCCATGGAAGACGGAATCATTCCTCCGACCATCAATTATGAAACGCCTGATGAGGCATGCGACCTGAATTACACACCCAATGAATCTGTCAGGAGAGACGTTAACGTATCCATGTCCAATTCATTTGGATTCGGTGGCCACAATGCAACTCTGGTCTTTAAAAAATACGAAGGTTAATCGGTCGAACACGTCTTTTTGCACCCGGAATCCCGGGTGCTTTTTTGTTTCCTCTTATCTGCCACATAGTTCACTAGATTCAGGCATATAGTTAGCCATATCACGAGAATCGATAAACAGAAATTATGGCTTTTGAGAATAAATTTTCCAATCCTTGACCATAATGTTTGCAAATCAATAAAGAGGGGACGAAGCGTTCATGGAGATCATAAGCGATATCTGGGTGAACTGGTTTGAAGGGGAAGAGAACAGTTATAATGTCTGTGAATTTTATGAATGGCGCAAGCATGACTTTATCGAACTGCTCGATCAGGTCCCGCTCGTGAAAGTTGAATCCTCGCTGTTCGACTATATTGAAAATGATCTGCAGGACCTGCCGGAAGACTTGCTGAAACTCATCAGAAACAAAAGTGTTATCTGCAAAAATAACCAGAGAGAAGTTATTGAATATTGTTTTGTTGCAACAGATGGGCAGCGGGCTATTGCTGCCGATACTCTGGGTTACAGAATTCCGGTACGTAAAAGCCGGCTGATTCCGAGGCAGGAGAATATTGTTCTGGAAAAGGTGGAAAAAATGAAGCCGGAAAGTTTTCCAATCTTGCTTCCCGGGCATGAAAGGGCGTATCATCTTCTTTCTCTGGATCCCAGGTTTATGATTGGACTGACACGCAGAGAACGTCATATGAAGCAGCTGCTTTTTATGGCGCTTGACCAGTTGCGTACAGCAGGAAGCCTTGAGGAGATCCGTTACTGGTACACAGAATGGTATCCCACTCATTATGCAGAAAGCCGTCATATGAGTTTTGAAGAAGCATGGGGAGCTCTGGTTTCCGCTATGAAGATCGGCTGGTCGAAAAAACACAGCGCGATCTGTGAACGGATGATTAAAGGGCAGTCCTACTTCGAGAAACTCTGGGAACTGGAACAGGGCCCAAAGGTCCAGTAACGATAAAGACGAGAAGATCAAAAGCCCGATGCATCGATCCGCATCGGGCTTTTGATCTTTTGTCTCTGTTAAACCTGTCTGTTGTTTCTCGCTCCCGGATGCCCGTTTTCCGCGGGGGGACCGTGAGCTTCCCCGGATGGAACTCTTGTCGCGCGGGCTGACCCCGCCACTATCCCGCAGCGTCCGCCTTCCGCCCAGTGTTAACGTTAGCAGGGAAACGTAAACTTCGCCTGTACTAAAAAATGGTATTTTTGCAGGGAAAAAGGATCAGAAACGGGGCGCTTACTTACAGCCTGCTGCTCCGGCCGATTCCCAGGGCTTTCTCTGCATTTTTCAGCGTTTTTCTGGCTATATCGTATGCTTTTTCGGCGCCGGCATCCAGCACTTCGTCCAGTTCGGACGACTCAATTAAATTTTGATAACGTTCACGTATTGGTTTTAATAATCCGGCAACCGATTCTGCCACATCCATCTTGAATGTTCCATATCCCTTTCCGTTGTATGCTTTAACGAGCTCCTCGATGGATCGCCCGGATGACAGGGAGAAGATGTCAAGCAGATTTGAGATCCCCGGCTTATGTTCACGATCATATCTGATTTCCGCTTCATCATCGGTAATCGCGCTCTTGATTTTCTTGATGATATCTTGCTCACTGTCCAGCGTGAAAATAGTTGCTTTACGGTTTTTATCGGATTTACTCATCTTTTTCTCAGGCTCGGCAAGAGACATAATACGTGCCCCGACAGGCGGGATGTACGGTTCCGGCAGTGTAAATACTTTCCCGTACCTGTTATTAAAGCGTTCGGCAAGATCACGCGTCAACTCCAGATGCTGTTTCTGATCGGCACCGACAGGAACGAGTTCTGTCTGGTAGAGCAGAATATCTGCGGCCATCAGCGGCGGGTAGGTGAGCAGACCGGCGGGAACGGCCTTCTTTCCCTTCGATTTGTCTTTGAACTGCGTCATCCGTTCCAGTTCTCCCATGTAGCTGGTACACTGCATGATCCAGCCCAGCTGGGCATGGCAGGGGACTTCGGACTGAATGAACAGGATCGATCGCTCCGGATCAATGCCCATAGCCAGATACAATGCTGCCAGATTGCGTATATTCCGCTGAATTTCCGCAGGGTCCTGCGGCAACGTGATGGCATGCTCATCCACAATACAGTAAATACACTCATTTCCTTCCTGAAGGGACACAAAATTTTTCATAGCGCCCAGATAGTTGCCAAGATGAGGAATCGATGTTGGTTGTACACCGGAAAAAATTTTCGACAAAATATTCACCTTCCTGATTGGTGTATAAATACAGAGTAAATAAAAAAGGTCTGTCATC from the Sporolactobacillus sp. Y61 genome contains:
- a CDS encoding DUF3603 family protein gives rise to the protein MEIISDIWVNWFEGEENSYNVCEFYEWRKHDFIELLDQVPLVKVESSLFDYIENDLQDLPEDLLKLIRNKSVICKNNQREVIEYCFVATDGQRAIAADTLGYRIPVRKSRLIPRQENIVLEKVEKMKPESFPILLPGHERAYHLLSLDPRFMIGLTRRERHMKQLLFMALDQLRTAGSLEEIRYWYTEWYPTHYAESRHMSFEEAWGALVSAMKIGWSKKHSAICERMIKGQSYFEKLWELEQGPKVQ
- a CDS encoding YppG family protein, which translates into the protein MIQQGQNPGDSAYDPFTHLMFGSPLPPAHPAQNYYQNSGWQAGGVPSQAMQPAILKPFLDQNGQFDIGKVVNGATQVVSVINQTAPAIKQLSPLLKMFKP
- a CDS encoding beta-ketoacyl-ACP synthase III, with protein sequence MSAGILGVGKFIPERVVTNFDLEKKMDTSDEWIRTRTGIQERRIADEKTNTSDMAFAAAKDAIKNAGIRATDLDMILVATVTPDQPFPSMACMLQDRLGAGHVAAMDISAACSGCIYGMITAKQFIDSGVYKHVLVVGVEKLSKITNWEDRTTAVLFGDAAAAVVLGPVSEGRGIISWELGSDGSGGKNLYQDGPFIKMNGREVFKFAVRQMGESAVHVVEKAGLKKEDIDFLIPHQANIRIMEASRERLGIPEEKMIKSIHKYGNTSSSSIPLALADAVEEGRIKEDDLIVMVGFGGGLTWGALTLRWGR
- the fabF gene encoding beta-ketoacyl-ACP synthase II, giving the protein MKRRVVVTGLGAVTPLGNDVRTTWENAISGKSGIDLVTRVNPDDFRAKVAGEVKNFDPEKYMTHKEALRMDRFTQYAVAAAKMAVQDAGYQVDESNAERTGVWIGSGIGGMETYEKELRTALEKGWRRVSPFFVPMMIPDMASGQVSIQLGTKGINECTVTACATGTNSIGDAYRVIQRGENDAVLSGGAEAPLTNMAFAGFCSSRALSTNPDPKTACRPFDKNRDGFVMGEGAGVVLLESLESALKRGAHIYAEIVGYGVTSDAFHVTRPDPEGRGATRSMQIALHDAGLTPEQVDYINAHGTSTAANDSTETMAIKDVFGESARKVAISSTKSMTGHLLGASGGVEAIFSIKAMEDGIIPPTINYETPDEACDLNYTPNESVRRDVNVSMSNSFGFGGHNATLVFKKYEG
- the trpS gene encoding tryptophan--tRNA ligase, with the protein product MSKIFSGVQPTSIPHLGNYLGAMKNFVSLQEGNECIYCIVDEHAITLPQDPAEIQRNIRNLAALYLAMGIDPERSILFIQSEVPCHAQLGWIMQCTSYMGELERMTQFKDKSKGKKAVPAGLLTYPPLMAADILLYQTELVPVGADQKQHLELTRDLAERFNNRYGKVFTLPEPYIPPVGARIMSLAEPEKKMSKSDKNRKATIFTLDSEQDIIKKIKSAITDDEAEIRYDREHKPGISNLLDIFSLSSGRSIEELVKAYNGKGYGTFKMDVAESVAGLLKPIRERYQNLIESSELDEVLDAGAEKAYDIARKTLKNAEKALGIGRSSRL